The following proteins are co-located in the Sphaeramia orbicularis chromosome 24, fSphaOr1.1, whole genome shotgun sequence genome:
- the LOC115415612 gene encoding uncharacterized threonine-rich GPI-anchored glycoprotein PJ4664.02-like isoform X1, translated as MAISKNGLTIVALLVTIYILETGKFNGLTNLVLPESDEDVFLSQIRDKRDAHTDQWNYIIDVVVNTSDVETFQLIQSVLNVTSLPIQLDNTTEVSAIDITTVCSPNNTGYQCRCTEQFAWPYSTCVTYGACEHLSNGLCTCINAIPLDGQFCQPISELLSVAEYEVNIELNLTHIDTVDFLRNVLNSGNFSLTLGPAINITHIDITTVCSINGSTFQCRCEDQYVWSYNNCITYGACDEITDNTCGCINSIPSDGRYCLPKREPPTVYEYEIFIDVNTTNLNHLKNTLKNIPLPLLISAQVNISDINVTTVCSQDNAGYQCRCENEYLWPCNKCTIYGKCNGTALNTCDCINAIPSDGQYCQSVHSQNFTACSQMTSTPTTTASPAIYEYFINFELNTTDVAVINQLRTILSNTSYPINVSNHIKISDINITTVCSPSSAGYQCRCEDQYRWSCDQCLSYGSCDNITDDTCGCIGAIPSDGQYCQPVNNNFTSCPLTSPTPPPTGYTQYTSPNTTTEMSTTTPTTITTSPPVFYEYIISVELNTTDVAVINQLRTILSNTSYPININNHIQISDINVSTVCSPSSVGYLCRCEDQYRWSCDQCLSYGSCDNITDDTCGCIGAIPSDGQYCQPVNNNFTSCPLTTPTPPPTDPPVLQEYIILVELNTTDVAVINQLRIILGNKSFPISITNHMQISDINITTVCSPSSAGYQCRCEDQYRWSCDQCLSYGSCDNITDDTCGCIGAIPSDGQYCQPVNNNFTSCPLTTPTPLSTDTPPNATTEMNTTTPTTITTSPPVFYEYIISVELNTTDVAVINQLRTILSNTSYPININNHIQISDINMSTVCSPSSAGYQCRCEDQYRWSCDQCLSYGSCDNITDDTCGCIGAIPSDGQYCQPVNNNFTSCPLTTPTPPSTDTPRKATTEMNTTTPTTITTSPPVFYEYIISVELNTTDVAVINQLRTILSNTSYPININNHIQISDINMSTVCSLNGAGYQCRCEDQYRWSCDQCFSYESCDNITDDACGCINAIPSDGQYCQSVNNNFTSCRPTTPIPPPAGSTPISTTEMNTTTFVPTSPTFLTNSTPNATTEMNTTTPTTTTTSPPVFYEYIISVELNTTNVAVINQLRTVLGNINYPININNHIQISDINMSTVCSPNGSIYQCRCEERYQWSCHMCSMFGKCDNFTDNACGCINALPPDGVYCQPVSDVVICPTPTPQTNTTPNATTVLNTTAAPTSLTAMTNATTDVNRTTTATPSMTNVTDTTSSATTVLNSTTPAPTSPTDVTNTTPNATTEMNITTPTTIPTMEVTNTTTVLNTTITPTSVTVTNTTLNATTEINATTIPTTEFNNATTYLSTTTAAPSVTNVTNVTAYLNMTTAAPTSVTNTTPQATTEMNTTTSTTIPSTEVMSTTFNATTGMNTTTPTTIPTTEVTNTTTDLNITTAAPTSADTLTNATTVLITTTAAPTSTMDVRNTTPNATTVLNTIKPTTLPTTEVTNATTVLNTTTSAPTSVAAITNSTSVATTIINTTTVATRPITSINLTTVATTNMNTTTVTTIPTAAETDSTPVATTLLNTTITTTSPTSFFTVVTNSTAVATTIMNNITTLMPTVMTHLTSTATEPVNTTITTSSPSTAVSTIATTYMSTTVVTSVDGTSPNATQSSTTSEVMTTPVATTTTNAMTMNTIVTSTPGAPNEVSTGPVVTTLITSSAIPTTTSTTPIPTTTTTTPTTTTTTPTTTTTTPTTTTTTPTTTTTTTTTTSTTSTTVTVGATATIPATTTTSTIAATTSLPGISVAVSMRLDREYSPALSDSTSSEYKSLEEQILPQLERVYRSLAGFIRVSILGFREGSVITDFVIEASEIGPDELDTANQNLTEAMRDVAAIIGSPSTSYTSPTQLTLRQRITYTGKTMRLQCGPPPENIDVGQINGAEWRFKGRVIDSDSGRLTASTKTSESELTVNNVILADIGLYECTLKGRVINYIQKRSVTTDNIQPAPNVRLQSVVNVKCNEGAEEILKCCVQPEYKVKWYNEDGGVLPSENNSENDEYCIRHKYKVTSCNQQQRTEIFTCRVNNLKEYEMETKLIVFPGAATCEDTQFGSGRAGDESTIECDKGQEGNKTAECQSTGEWRLVKDTCIVTKIKELLVESEGLVEVAVPDFVGNLSETVETEKTEVTESSETISAIVDIIETVAGVTNVVTEPVMQSVLETVDVIIADEARESWQILNANEARNASSELLGSLEVLADGLFGEFTIRTQRILLNRTAFNDSFRAFLNSSVDIHIPDTNMENVFITTIIFSTLDNVLPPRNASFNVSLFNITSNETVFDNTINAAVVLIRVNATINNVTLSYSKKNNSLILNTQCVFWNFILFDGIGAWDDEGCTFVSDINDTVTCNCSHLTSFSILMATDIPSSIKDILDVITYVGVGISMASLIICLIIEGYVWKAITRNSTAFMRHVSIVNTALSLLIADICFIIGAAIAKNPLENPNENYQVPVGPCSTATFFMHFFYLALFFWMLVSGLLLFYRTVMVFSHMSKSTMLAIGFSLGYGAPLIIAVITVAVTASTDGYIRENEACWLRWKDTKALLALVIPALTIVFINIIIMFVVLVKILRRGVGDAAQPDEKHTLKVIARCVLILTPLFGLTWALGVGTMVSPTDKGIHIAFAFFNSLQGFFILVFGTLIDSKILSILSRNVPTLSSGSNQTGTRSTSGGSSTLSGLMGRLRGRRYVYHVSQTTSSSGNEPVESYSNI; from the exons AACTACTGTCTGTGGCTGAATATGAAGTAAATATCGAGTTGAACCTGACACATATCGACACAGTGGATTTTCTCAGGAATGTACTGAATAGTGGCAACTTTTCTCTGACTCTTGGCCCTGCCATCAATATCACACATATTGACATCACCACAG tgtgttccATTAATGGGAGCACGTTCCAGTGCCGATGTGAAGATCAGTATGTGTGGTCATACAACAACTGTATAACATACGGAGCATGTGATGAGATCACTGATAACACGTGTGGGTGTATTAACAGTATTCCATCTGATGGCCGATACTGCCTGCCAAAAAGAG AACCTCCAACTGTTTATGAATATGAGATTTTCATAGATGTGAACACTACAAACTTAAATCACCTGAAAAACACTTTGAAGAATATCCCACTTCCCCTTCTTATCAGTGCACAAGTTAACATTTCAGATATCAATGTTACTACAG TTTGCAGCCAAGATAATGCTGGGTACCAGTGCAGATGTGAGAATGAATATCTCTGGCCATGTAACAAGTGCACCATCTATGGAAAATGTAATGGTACTGCACTTAACACGTGTGATTGTATTAATGCCATTCCCAGTGATGGACAGTACTGTCAGTCAGTACACAGTCAAA ACTTTACAGCGTGTTCTCAGATGACCTCGACACCAACAACAACAG ctTCTCCAGCTATTTATGAGTACTTCATAAATTTTGAGTTGAACACCACAGATGTCGCAGTAATAAATCAACTGAGGACCATTCTTAGCAACACCAGTTACCCCATCAATGTCAGCAACCACATAAAAATCTCTGACATTAACATTACCACAG TGTGTTCTCCGAGCAGCGCTGGTTACCAGTGCAGATGTGAGGATCAATATCGCTGGTCATGTGACCAGTGTTTATCATATGGATCATGTGACAATATCACTGATGACACATGTGGGTGTATCGGTGCAATTCCCTCTGATGGACAGTACTGTCAGCCTGTCAATAACA ACTTCACATCTTGTCCTCTTACATCTCCAACTCCACCACCAACAGGTTACACTCAAT ACACATCACCTAATACTACAACAGAAATGAGCACTACAACACCCACAACTATAACAACAT CTCCTCCAGTATTTTATGAATACATAATTTCTGTTGAGTTGAACACCACAGATGTTGCTGTAATAAATCAACTGAGGACCATTTTGAGCAACACCAGTTACCCCATCAACATCAACAATCACATACAAATCTCTGACATCAATGTGTCTACAG TGTGTTCTCCGAGCAGCGTCGGTTACCTGTGCAGATGTGAGGATCAGTATCGCTGGTCATGTGACCAGTGTTTATCATATGGATCATGTGACAACATCACTGATGATACATGTGGGTGTATCGGTGCAATTCCCTCTGATGGACAGTACTGTCAGCCTGTCAATAACA ACTTCACATCTTGTCCTCTTACAACACCAACTCCACCACCAACAG ATCCTCCAGTCCTTCAGGAATACATTATTTTGGTTGAGTTGAACACAACAGATGTTGCAGTAATAAATCAACTGAGGATCATTTTAGGAAACAAAAGTTTCCCCATCAGTATCACCAACCACATGCAAATCTCTGACATCAACATTACGACAg TGTGTTCTCCAAGCAGTGCTGGTTACCAGTGCAGATGTGAGGATCAGTATCGCTGGTCATGTGACCAGTGTTTATCATATGGATCCTGTGACAACATCACTGATGACACATGTGGATGTATCGGTGCAATTCCCTCTGATGGACAGTACTGTCAGCCTGTCAATAACA ACTTCACATCTTGTCCTCTTACAACACCAACTCCACTGTCAACAG ACACACCACCTAATGCTACAACAGAAATGAACACTACAACACCCACAACTATAACAACAT CTCCTCCAGTATTTTATGAATACATAATTTCTGTTGAGTTGAACACCACAGATGTTGCTGTAATAAATCAACTGAGGACCATTCTGAGCAACACCAGTTACCCCATCAACATCAACAATCACATACAAATCTCTGACATCAATATGTCTACAG TGTGTTCTCCGAGCAGCGCTGGTTACCAGTGCAGATGTGAGGATCAGTATCGCTGGTCATGTGACCAGTGTTTATCATATGGATCCTGTGACAACATCACTGATGATACATGTGGGTGTATCGGTGCAATTCCCTCTGATGGACAGTACTGTCAGCCTGTCAATAACA ACTTCACATCTTGTCCTCTTACAACACCAACTCCACCATCAACAG ACACACCACGTAAAGCTACAACAGAAATGAACACTACAACACCCACAACTATAACAACAT CTCCTCCAGTGTTTTATGAATACATAATTTCTGTTGAGTTGAACACCACAGATGTTGCTGTAATAAATCAACTGAGGACCATTCTGAGCAACACCAGTTACCCCATCAACATCAACAACCACATACAAATATCTGACATCAATATGTCTACAG tgtgTTCTTTGAACGGCGCTGGTTACCAGTGCAGATGTGAGGATCAGTATCGCTGGTcatgtgaccagtgtttttcatatgaatcatgtGACAACATCACTGATGACGCATGTGGATGTATCAATGCAATTCCCTCTGATGGACAGTACTGTCAGTCTGTCAATAACA ATTTCACATCTTGTCGTCCTACAACACCAATTCCACCACCAGCAG GGTCAACACCTATTTCCACGACAGAGATGAACACCACTACATTTGTGCCAACATCACCGACATTTTTGACAA ACTCAACACCTAATGCTACAACAGAAATGAACACGACGACACCCACAACTACAACAACAT CTCCTCCAGTTTTTTATGAATACATCATTTCTGTTGAGTTGAACACCACAAATGTTGCTGTAATAAATCAACTGAGGACTGTTCTGGGCAACATTAATTACCCCATCAACATCAACAACCACATACAAATCTCTGACATCAATATGTCTACAG TTTGTTCCCCAAATGGTTCTATATACCAGTGCAGATGTGAGGAACGATATCAGTGGTCTTGTCATATGTGCTCCATGTTTGGAAAATGTGACAATTTTACGGACAACGCTTGTGGCTGCATCAATGCTCTTCCCCCAGATGGTGTTTACTGCCAGCCTGTGTCAG ATGTGGTTATTTGCCCAACACCAACTCCACAAACTA ATACAACACCTAATGCTACAACAGTCCTTAACACTACAGCTGCACCTACATCACTGACAGCTATGACGA ATGCTACAACAGATGTAAACCGTACTACAACTGCAACACCATCAATGACAAATGTGACAG ACACAACATCAAGTGCTACCACAGTTTTGAACTCTACTACACCAGCACCAACATCACCTACAGACGTGACAA ATACAACACCTAATGCTACAACAGAAATGAACATTACAACACCCACAACGATACCAACAATGGAAGTTACAA ACACTACAACAGTCCTGAATACTACGATAACACCAACCTCAGTGACTGTAACAA ATACAACACTCAATGCTACAACTGAAATAAATGCTACAACAATACCAACAACTGAATTTAACA ATGCTACAACATATCTGAGCACTACTACAGCGGCACCATCAGTGACTAATGTGACAA ATGTTACAGCATATCTAAACAtgactacagctgcaccaacatcAGTAACAA ACACAACACCGCAAGCTACTACAGAGATGAACACAACAACATCCACAACTATACCATCTACTGAAGTTATGA GCACAACATTTAATGCTACGACAGGCATGAACACAACAACACCCACAACTATACCAACAACTGAAGTTACCA ACACTACAACGGATCTAAACATTACTACGGCTGCACCAACATCAGCAGACACTCTAACAA ATGCTACAACAGTTCTAATTACAACCACAGCTGCTCCAACATCAACGATGGACGTAAGAA ACACAACACCTAATGCTACGACAGTCCTCAACACTATAAAACCTACAACTTTACCAACAACTGAAGTTACTA ATGCGACAACAGTCCTGAACACAACAACAAGTGCACCGACATCAGTGGCAGCTATAACAA ATTCAACATCAGTTGCGACAACCATCATAAACACAACAACAGTTGCCACAAGACCAATAACTTCAATAA ATTTAACTACAGTTGCCACCACAAATATGAATACAACTACAGTTACCACAATACCAACAGCAGCTGAAACCG ATTCAACACCAGTTGCTACAACACTCCTCAACACTACAATAACTACAACTTCACCAACATCTTTTTTCACAGTAGTCACAA aTTCGACAGCTGTTGCTACAACCATTATGAACAACATAACAACCCTAATGCCAACAGTGATGACAC ATTTGACATCTACAGCCACAGAACCAGTCAACACTACAATAACGACATCTTCACCATCCACTGCAG TTTCAACAATTGCCACAACATATATGAGCACGACGGTTGTTACAA GTGTTGATGGGACAAGCCCTAATGCAACACAAAGTTCAACAACTTCAGAAGTTATGACTACGCCAGTTGCAACCACCACTACAAATGCAATGACTATGAATACAATTGTCACCAGCACTCCTGGAGCTCCCAATGAAGTTTCTACAGGACCTGTGGTTACTACACTTATTACCAGCAGCGCTATTCctacaactacttctactactcctATTCCTACCACTACAACAACAACTCCTACCACTACGACAACAACTCCTACCACTACAACAACAACTCCTACCACTACGACAACAACTCCTACcactacaacaacaactactaccaCAACTTCAACTACGAGTACCACTGTCACTGTTGGTGCTACCGCAACTATCCCTGCTACTACAACGACCAGTACAATTGCTGCAACTACTTCACTACCAG GAATCAGTGTAGCAGTGTCTATGAGATTAGACAGAGAGTATAGCCCAGCACTGAGTGATTCAACAAGTTCTGAATACAAGAGTCTTGAAGAACAGATTCTTCCTCAG TTAGAAAGAGTATATCGAAGCCTGGCTGGGTTTATTCGTGTTTCTATATTGGGATTCAG AGAAGGGAGTGTCATAACAGATTTTGTTATTGAAGCATCAGAAATTGGACCCGATGAACTGGACACAGCAAATCAAAATCTCACTGAAGCAATGAGGGATGTTGCCGCAATCATTGGATCACCTTCTACATCGTACACCT CTCCGACTCAACTCACTCTACGTCAAAGAATCACTTATACTGGTAAAACCATGAGACTGCAGTGTGGGCCCCCTCCAGAAAACATTGATGTGGGACAAATTAATGGGGCTGAGTGGAGATTTAAAGGACGGGTAAttgacagtgacagtggaaggctTACAGCCTCTACCAAAACCTCAGAGTCTGAGCTTACAGTGAACAACGTCATTCTTGCTGATATTG GACTTTATGAATGCACCTTGAAGGGGAGGGTTATAAATTATATCCAAAAAAGATCTGTAACAACAGATAATATTCAACCAGCTCCTAATGTGCGACTACAAAGTGTTGTGAATGTCAAGTGCAATGAAGGAGCAGAGGAGATCCTTAAATGTTGTGTGCAGCCTGAATATAAAGTCAAGTGGTACAACGAAGATGGTGGTGTTTTGCCCTCAG AGAATAATTCTGAGAATGACGAATATTGCATCAGACACAAGTATAAGGTGACAAGTTGCAACCAACAACAGAGAACAGAGATTTTTACATGCCGAGTGAATAACCTAAAAGAATatgaaatggaaacaaaattgattgTGTTCCCAGGAG CTGCTACATGTGAGGACACACAGTTTGGGAGTGGAAGAGCAGGTGATGAATCGACAATAGAATGTGATAAAGGTCAAGAGGGGAACAAGACTGCTGAATGTCAGAGTACAGGGGAGTGGAGGCTTGTGAAGGACACCTGCATTGTGACAAAAATCAAAGAATTGTTGGTCGAGTCAGAG GGTTTGGTTGAGGTTGCTGTCCCAGATTTTGTGGGAAATCTAAGTGAAACTGTTGAAACGGAGAAAACAGAAGTTACCGAATCATCTGAAACCATATCAGCGATTGTTGACATTATTGAAACAGTTGCTGGAGTAACTAATGTTGTCACTGAACCTGTCATGCAA AGTGTACTAGAAACAGTTGATGTCATTATTGCTGATGAAGCAAGAGAGTCCTGGCAAATTCTGAATGCAAATGAAGCCCGTAATGCCAGTTCAGAATTATTGGGCTCACTTGAAGTTCTCGCAGATGGTCTATTTGGAGAGTTTACCATCAGGACTCAACGGATCCTGCTCAACAGAACTGCATTTAATGACTCCTTTAGAGCATTCTTGAATTCCAGTGTTGACATTCACATTCCTGACACAAATATGGAGAATGTCTTCATCACCACTATCATTTTCTCAACATTAGATAATGTTTTGCCACCACGGAATGCTAGCTTCAATGTCAGCCTCTTTAACATCACCAGCAACGAAACTGTTTTTGATAACACCATCAATGCTGCAGTGGTGCTCATCAGAGTAAATGCAACGATTAACAATGTTACCCTGAGCTACAGCAAGAAAAACAACTCTTTGATCCTGAACACTCAGTGTGTTTTCTGGAACTTCATACTCTTTGATGGCATAGGTGCATGGGATGATGAAGGCTGTACATTTGTTTCCGACATTAATGACACTGTAACCTGCAACTGCAGCCATCTCACCTCCTTCTCAATACTGATGGCCACTGACATCCCTTCTTCAATCAAAGATATCTTGGATGTCATCACCTATGTTGGTGTTGGAATATCTATGGCCAGCCTAATTATATGTCTGATTATTGAGGGATATGTTTGGAAAGCCATCACTAGAAACAGCACTGCCTTCATGCGTCATGTTTCTATTGTAAATACAGCTCTATCTCTTTTGATTGCAGACATCTGTTTCATTATTGGGGCTGCTATTGCCAAGAATCCCCTTGAAAACCCAAATGAAAACTATCAAGTTCCAGTTGGACCATGTAGCACAGCAACATTTTTTATGCACTTTTTCTACCTTGCACTGTTCTTCTGGATGCTTGTTTCAGGCCTTCTCCTCTTCTACCGCACAGTTATGGTCTTCTCCCACATGTCTAAGTCAACCATGTTAGCCATCGGTTTCAGTCTAGGCTATGGGGCCCCACTAATAATAGCTGTCATTACTGTTGCTGTTACTGCATCAACAGATGGGTACATCAGGGAAAATGAAGCCTGCTGGTTGAGATGGAAAGACACCAAGGCTTTGTTGGCTTTGGTGATACCTGCCTTAACTATAGTTTTCATTAACATTATAATTATGTTCGTGGTCTTGGTCAAAATCCTGAGGAGAGGTGTAGGAGATGCTGCCCAGCCAGATGAAAAGCACACACTGAAGGTCATTGCAAGATGTGTGCTCATTTTGACTCCTTTATTTGGACTGACATGGGCTTTAGGAGTGGGGACCATGGTCTCACCAACAGATAAAGGAATCCACATTGCCTTTGCATTCTTCAATTCACTGCAG GGtttcttcattttagtgtttGGAACACTAATTGATTCAAAG ATTCTTTCTATCCTCTCAAGAAATGTTCCAACACTAAGCTCAGGCTCCAATCAAACAGGAACCAGa AGCACAAGTGGTGGTAGTTCTACTCTCAGTGGCCTTATGGGCAGACTACGTGGAAGAAGAT ATGTCTACCATGTGTCACAAACCACCAGCTCCAGTGGCAATGAACCGGTGGAgtcatattcaaatatttga